The genome window CGGGGCAAGTTGACATAACAGGAACTTGCGCCAGCGCAAGTTGGTCTGCCGGAGTCGGCGTTGCCGCGGGCGGGTCGATCCACCGAACTCGCCCCGGGGCGAGTTGGGGGGCAGTTGAGGCAGGGCAAGCCAGTACGCAGCGGCTGGGCGCCGGTGCCCGCGGACGGTTGTACCGCACGGTCAACTTGTCCCAGGACGAGTTTATATATAAGTTAACTTGCCCCGGGGCAAGTTGGCAGAACACGAACTTGCGCCAGCGCAAGTTGGTCTGCCGGAGTCGGCGTTGCCGCGGGCGGGTCGATCCACCGAACTCGCCCCGGGGCGAGTTTGGGGTAACGTTTGTTTACGGTCCCGCGGGTGTGGGGTGGTGGTGGGGAGGTCGGGATGACGTGGGTGGTGTGGGAACGGCCGGAAGGCCGCAAGGCCGGCGTGGGTGAAGGGCGAGCCTACGGCGCGGGCGCCTGTTCCCGAAAGGGAGGTGGCGCCGGTGAAGTGCGCGAGCGCAGTGCGCGCTGGCGGGAACGGGCGGCCAAGGTCGGCGAGCGGATGGCCGAAGAGCTCCTCCGCCTCCGCGGATTCGAGATCCTGGACCGGAACGTGCGGTCGGGCCGCGGCGAGATCGACCTGATCGCCCGCGAGGGTGACACGGTCGTGTTCGTGGAGGTGAAGCTTCGCACCGGCACCGACCCGGCTGCCGCGCTGGTCGCCGTGAACTGGAAGAAGTGCCTGGACGTGGAGCGCGCGGCGACGCGCTGGCTCCAGTCGCGCGGACTCACCGACCGGCCCATGCGGTTCGACGTGGTCGGCATCGCCTGGGACGCGGACGGAGCACGTCTGCGCCTCGAGCACATCCGGAATGCCTTTCCGGGAGGGCGCTGGCACTTCTTCTGAGTCCCCCCGTAAAGGCCGCGCCACTTCTTCTGCGTACCGCCGGTCACGTCCGCCACCCGTACAGCCTCGGCACGCACCGTCCCGCTACAGTTAAACGCCAACCCGGCCGATAGTTGCCGGTATGGCTGAGTCCCAACCCGCGGCGATCGCGATCCAGCTCCTGTACCACCAGACGCTGGCGTTCGTCTTCGCCTGGTGCGCCGCGTTTCTCTTCGGGCACCGCCTCCGCCGCTCCCACTGGCTCCTGTCGCTGATCTACCTCACGGCCATCGAAACGGGAGCGCTCGCCATCCTGCGCGCTGCCGGCGAGCCGGGGCCGGGCAACCCCGGCTGGATCGCCCTGGCCCTGATCGCGGTCGTCATCATCGCGCTCTCCGAGAACTGGAACCCCACCGGACAGGCGGCGCTCGCGGTCACCGTCTCGCTCAGCGCCGTCTTCGTCGTGCACATCGTCGGGGTGACGGCATCGTCCCATCTGGGCTTGGTCAGCCTTGTCTTCTCCTCGGGCCTTGTCGCGCTCCAGGCGTTCGCGCTCCTTCTCCTCTGCGCGAGCAGCTACGAGATCCTCGACGTGCTCTGCCGCGCGCGCTGGATGACGAAGAACGAGCCGGCTCCGCCATCGGCCGGGTACGCGCCGCGCGTCTCCATCCACGTTCCGGCGTACAACGAGCCTCCGGAGATGGTGAAGGAGACCCTCGACGCGCTCGCCCGCCTCGACTATCCGAACTACGAAGTCATCGTGATCGACGACAACACGACCGACGAGAAGCTCTGGCGGCCGATCGAGGCCCACTGCGCCCGGCTCGGCTTCCGCTTCTATCACCTCGAGAACTGGCCCGGCTTCAAGTCGGGCGCCCTGAACTTCGCGCTGCGCGAGACCGATCCCGAAGCCGAGATCGTCGGCGTCGTGGACTCCGACTACGTGGTCGCGCCGGAATGGCTCCGGGAATGCGTCGGCTTCTTCCAGGATCCGTCGACCGGGTTCGTCCAGTCGCCCCAGGACTATCGCGATCTGCCTCCGGGCGACCGGTACGCGCTGGCCTGCTACCACGCCTATCTCTACTTCTTCAAGGTCTCCATGGCGTCGCGCAGCCAGCACAACGGGATCATCTTCGCGGGAACGATGGGGCTGGTGCGCCGGAGCGCGCTGGTCGAGGCGGGCGGCTGGGACGAGTGGTGCATCACCGAGGACGCCGAGCTCTCCCTGCGGCTGCTCGACCGGGGTGCCCGCGGGCAGTACGTGGACCGGTCCTACGGCCGGGGGCTCATGCCCTTCAACTTCGAAGGCTTGAAGAAGCAGCGTTTTCGCTGGGCGTTCGGCGGGATGCAGATCATGCGCCTCCACTGGATGCGACTCATGCCCTGGACCCGCCGTCGCGAGGGACGCGGTCTCACCTGGAGGCAGC of Candidatus Binatia bacterium contains these proteins:
- a CDS encoding YraN family protein, which produces MRERSARWRERAAKVGERMAEELLRLRGFEILDRNVRSGRGEIDLIAREGDTVVFVEVKLRTGTDPAAALVAVNWKKCLDVERAATRWLQSRGLTDRPMRFDVVGIAWDADGARLRLEHIRNAFPGGRWHFF
- a CDS encoding glycosyltransferase, which gives rise to MAESQPAAIAIQLLYHQTLAFVFAWCAAFLFGHRLRRSHWLLSLIYLTAIETGALAILRAAGEPGPGNPGWIALALIAVVIIALSENWNPTGQAALAVTVSLSAVFVVHIVGVTASSHLGLVSLVFSSGLVALQAFALLLLCASSYEILDVLCRARWMTKNEPAPPSAGYAPRVSIHVPAYNEPPEMVKETLDALARLDYPNYEVIVIDDNTTDEKLWRPIEAHCARLGFRFYHLENWPGFKSGALNFALRETDPEAEIVGVVDSDYVVAPEWLRECVGFFQDPSTGFVQSPQDYRDLPPGDRYALACYHAYLYFFKVSMASRSQHNGIIFAGTMGLVRRSALVEAGGWDEWCITEDAELSLRLLDRGARGQYVDRSYGRGLMPFNFEGLKKQRFRWAFGGMQIMRLHWMRLMPWTRRREGRGLTWRQRWDYLLGGLQWLNDPATFGFTVLLFLGAASLLVARSLFIQPLAGAVLFVPFLFVFMGVSRFLWALRHRVGCTFAEARAAFTMLLALTWVVTLACVLGLTREKGVFLRTPKTRPGRPGWNAYRVVSQETIIAGFCLACAAALSLQFPHVPYVWLMVALLIWQSIIYSSALRASFWSVASEARLAHPEYRMSPQTTGQRISSMISDRRVVRGLVLASAVLAVVFFLAVRFAPEEERAFRNNPEGKPLLAAELVTSTAPEAQIKGLIYLEGRSALHSSVDDALRLWSPDGVIRDENYTPHDSTDDRVWAGAPAIRERYRAEFAQRHYLKLAHTDASVVVEGDRATVVNDLRAEILTAEGVQRVFLSRGDRWTFRKGENGWRIAELVVNRAPR